In Garra rufa chromosome 15, GarRuf1.0, whole genome shotgun sequence, a single genomic region encodes these proteins:
- the LOC141287241 gene encoding H-2 class II histocompatibility antigen, I-E alpha chain-like: MELYKTVLALTVILSTEAKFVHEDFGIGICSNTEAEGMYGFDGEEMWHADFNQKRGVETLPDFGDPMSFSGFYEFIVGETEMCRSNLAKTIKGFKSPPPEMDAPQTSIYPKDNVELGVQNTLICHVTGFYPPSLSVSWTKNNVNVTDSMSLSQYRPRNDGTFNIFSTLKFTPAEGDIYSCTVNHRALSGQPQTKTWDVDVALPSVGPAVFCGVGLTLGLLGVAAGTFFLIKGNNCN, translated from the exons ATGGAGCTGTACAAAACCGTTCTTGCCCTTACCGTCATTCTCTCAACTGAAGCTAAAT TTGTTCATGAAGATTTTGGAATTGGAATATGCTCTAATACGGAAGCAGAGGGAATGTATGGATTTGATGGAGAGGAGATGTGGCATGCTGACTTTAATCAGAAGAGAGGAGTAGAAACTTTACCTGATTTTGGAGATCCTATGTCATTTTCTGGATTTTATGAATTTATTGTTGGGGAAACAGAAATGTGCAGAAGTAATTTGGCCAAGACTATTAAAGGTTTTAAGAGTCCACCACCAGAAATGG ATGCACCCCAGACATCCATCTATCCGAAGGATAATGTAGAGCTGGGTGTTCAGAATACTCTCATCTGTCATGTGACTGGCTTCTATCCTCCATCTCTCAGCGTCTCATGGACTAAGAATAATGTTAATGTGACAGACAGCATGAGTTTAAGTCAATACCGTCCAAGGAATGATGGTACCTTCAACATCTTCTCCACTCTTAAGTTCACACCTGCGGAAGGAGACATTTATAGCTGTACTGTGAATCACAGAGCCCTCTCAGGTCAACCTCAGACCAAAACATGGG ATGTTGATGTTGCTCTCCCGAGTGTTGGTCCAGCTGTGTTTTGTGGAGTGGGTCTGACTCTTGGACTGTTGGGAGTTGCTGCTGGAACTTTCTTCCTCATTAAAGGGAACAACTGCAACTGA